A genomic region of Acipenser ruthenus chromosome 9, fAciRut3.2 maternal haplotype, whole genome shotgun sequence contains the following coding sequences:
- the LOC117405199 gene encoding FUN14 domain-containing protein 1-like isoform X1: MAERREDQDSDEDYEVVDLTDYARRHQWWSRVFGQNSGPIAEKYSVTTQIMMGGVTGWCAGYLFQRVGKIAATAIGGGFILLQFANHSGYVQVDWKKVEKDVNKAKKRLKKKANKAAPEISNVIEEGVARSSVSFAMSLPLPPPPPPPPAPPTTTL; encoded by the exons ATGGCGGAGCGCAGAGAAG ATCAAGACAGCGATGAAGACTATGAAGTGGTGGATTTGACAGATTATGCAAGACGGCATCAATGGTGGAGCAGGGTCTTTGGACAAAATTCCGGGCCGATTGCAGAGAAATATTCAGTCACTACTCAGATAATGATGGGTGGAGTAACAGGCTG GTGTGCAGGATATCTGTTCCAAAGGGTTGGGAAGATTGCAGCCACAGCAATCGGTGGTGGATTTATTTTACTACAG TTTGCAAATCACAGTGGATACGTGCAGGTTGACTGGAAGAAAGTGGAAAAAGACGTCAATAAGGCCAAAAAGCGCCTAAAGAAGAAGGCCAACAAAGCAGCACCCGAAATCAGCAATGTGATTGAAGAG GGGGTTGCGAGGAGCTCCGTTTCTTTCGCCATGTCGCTGCCGctgcccccgcccccgcccccgccccccgctcctcccaccaccacgTTGTGA
- the LOC117405199 gene encoding FUN14 domain-containing protein 1-like isoform X2, whose translation MAERREDQDSDEDYEVVDLTDYARRHQWWSRVFGQNSGPIAEKYSVTTQIMMGGVTGWCAGYLFQRVGKIAATAIGGGFILLQFANHSGYVQVDWKKVEKDVNKAKKRLKKKANKAAPEISNVIEESTEFVKKNIVLSSGFLGGFLLGLAS comes from the exons ATGGCGGAGCGCAGAGAAG ATCAAGACAGCGATGAAGACTATGAAGTGGTGGATTTGACAGATTATGCAAGACGGCATCAATGGTGGAGCAGGGTCTTTGGACAAAATTCCGGGCCGATTGCAGAGAAATATTCAGTCACTACTCAGATAATGATGGGTGGAGTAACAGGCTG GTGTGCAGGATATCTGTTCCAAAGGGTTGGGAAGATTGCAGCCACAGCAATCGGTGGTGGATTTATTTTACTACAG TTTGCAAATCACAGTGGATACGTGCAGGTTGACTGGAAGAAAGTGGAAAAAGACGTCAATAAGGCCAAAAAGCGCCTAAAGAAGAAGGCCAACAAAGCAGCACCCGAAATCAGCAATGTGATTGAAGAG TCTACAGAATTCGTGAAGAAGAATATTGTGCTCTCCAGCGGGTTCCTTGGAGGATTCTTGCTTGGGCTTGCATCGTAA